A single region of the Plutella xylostella chromosome 26, ilPluXylo3.1, whole genome shotgun sequence genome encodes:
- the LOC105381059 gene encoding uncharacterized protein LOC105381059: protein MASKQVEDVHLEGLARVLADAELECHRAREDSSVTEEDEEVLEEEPSLEHLEEHSQLPEQLSEEQKPSSSLSEEPPRVFPTPSLRRLLAEQERGLMMENTIHVLPEVFRTDIDPEAIPKIAHTPAQVYIDQLASLVGCSQHHASLAEYWVLDTLAGLLRRAQSDGLEKPTQALLMLWFCEWMKEMQHFDAADRNRMIKRFMDNMMSAATFVAVEDRIPAPEDVGIHYTYQDDDILKNLLESKAPQGSLPPSPTTEDVKGPSNPKGNSRVKITFEPQGNQYECSLIDLTKIIHYIFDLFSTDYQYHLVRSIFTFPPDYTHIDAPYQIQVPKRLYTTPKTGQDRGKSPRNKSPKIEKKDKSPKTEKKEKSPKTEKKDKSPKIEKKDKSPKIEKKDKDSKKGKKEKKGMKDEKKIMKEEEPSPQDYIDLMELKAKEQQEIEAQEAIERELWHRKRSILPLNNAVASDFLSKYWPPPVDGADSFSDKDGKSPPVDGVDVDASSDKGGKVKKGKGKGKAKKK from the exons ATGGCTTCCAAGCAAGTGGAAGATGTTCATCTGGAGGGCCTGGCGAGGGTACTAGCTGATGCCGAGCTGGAGTGCCACCGGGCTCGCGAGGACTCCAGCGTGACGGAGGAAGATGAGGAGGTTTTGGAAGAAG AACCGTCCCTCGAACACCTAGAAGAACACTCCCAGTTACCCGAACAACTATCCGAAGAACAGAAGCcctcatcatcattatcagagGAACCACCGCGGGTGTTCCCGACGCCGTCGCTGCGTCGGTTACTGGCGGAGCAAGAGCGAGGGCTGATGATGGAGAATACTATACATGTGCTGCCTGAAGTGTTCAGGACTGATATTG ACCCAGAAGCCATCCCCAAAATAGCCCACACTCCGGCCCAGGTCTACATCGACCAGCTTGCCTCTCTGGTCGGATGCTCTCAGCACCACGCCAGCCTGGCGGAGTACTGGGTGCTGGACACCCTGGCTGGCCTGCTGAGGAGGGCTCAGAGCGATGGGCTGGAGAAAC CCACTCAAGCCCTGCTGATGCTCTGGTTCTGTGAGTGGATGAAGGAGATGCAGCATTTTGACGCGGCCGACAGGAACAGAATGATCAAACGATTCATG GATAACATGATGTCTGCTGCAACCTTCGTCGCAGTGGAAGACCGTATTCCAGCCCCTGAGGATGTCG GTATCCACTATACATATCAAGACGACGATATATTAAAGAACCTTCTAGAATCAAAAGCGCCTCAGGGATCGCTACCACCAAGCCCCACTACAGAAGATGTTAAAGGGCCATCAAATCCTAAAGGGAATTCCAGAGTAAAGATAACGTTTGAACCTCAGGGCAACCAGTATGAATGCTCCCTGATAGATCTTACCAAGattattcattatatttttgaccT ATTCAGCACTGACTACCAATATCACTTGGTGCGTTCCATCTTTACATTTCCGCCGGACTACACCCACATAGACGCGCCCTACCAGATACAAGTTCCGAAACGACTCTACACCACTCCCAAAACTGGACAAGACAGGGGGAAATCGCCAAGGAATAAGTCTCCTAAAATAGAGAAAAAAGATAAGTCCCCTAAAACAGAGAAAAAAGAGAAATCTCCTAAAACAGagaaaaaagataaatctcctaaaattgagaaaaaagataaatctCCGAAAATAGAGAAAAAAGATAAAGATTCTAAGAAAGGGAAGAAGGAAAAGAAAGGCATGAAAGATGAAAAGAAAATCATGAAAGAAGAGGAGCCTTCACCGCAAGATTACATTGATTTGATGGAA CTGAAAGCCAAAGAGCAGCAAGAGATAGAAGCCCAAGAGGCGATAGAAAGAGAACTGTGGCATCGCAAGCGTTCCATCCTGCCACTGAACAACGCCGTCGCTAGCGACTTCTTGAGCAAGTACTGGCCGCCGCCCGTAGATGGAGCTGATTCGTTTTCTGATAAGGATGGGAAGTCGCCACCGGTAGATGGCGTTGACGTTGATGCGTCTTCGGACAAGGGTGGGAAGGTGAAGAAAGGTAAAGGGAAAGGAAAAGCGAAGAAGAAATAA